One segment of Anopheles stephensi strain Indian chromosome 3, UCI_ANSTEP_V1.0, whole genome shotgun sequence DNA contains the following:
- the LOC118512313 gene encoding uncharacterized protein LOC118512313 produces MKLLIVSFALFVLAVALVSALPAVNDESILGGDVYEAEVDSFNPQDPQAFLKLKKLKKLLFLG; encoded by the exons ATGAAGCTTCTGATTGTG TCCTTTGCCCTGTTCGTGCTGGCCGTGGCGCTCGTGTCCGCGCTGCCAGCCGTGAATGATGAATCCATCCTCGGTGGCGATGTGTACGAGGCGGAAGTGGACAGTTTCAACCCGCAAGACCCGCAAGCCTTCCTGAAGCTGAAGAAGCTGAAGAAACTGCTGTTCCTCGGTTAG